One window of the Candidatus Kryptoniota bacterium genome contains the following:
- a CDS encoding DUF4384 domain-containing protein, with amino-acid sequence MSKRYKWMHKVSTGLLSLLIVVVTGGRARAQSDSVWVEARGRCYSTEVTPEEGWKRALHDAEANAIRSSLGVSITSQTFGVTSESVNSRNQSDYLSTFSELNTSTTCGKVTSEEILDKKLSSENQIPVYQITIRALVVKDRGVPDPNFRAEIHLDKDTYYDRGAIDRNDAVKFSVSVNQDCYLYLFDIMANDSVMILLPNDYLKDNFYPAAEGPGAFDKKIARLPINLTVGLPPGKETTTEMFYLVALKKKVDFYSQTMTHESVGIIPTYQSAILDFQKWLVLIPQDLRTTASATFIIKRLR; translated from the coding sequence GTGTCGAAGCGATACAAGTGGATGCACAAAGTCTCGACAGGGCTTCTTTCACTATTAATCGTGGTGGTAACTGGTGGACGCGCGCGCGCCCAATCCGATAGCGTTTGGGTGGAAGCCCGGGGAAGGTGCTACAGCACAGAAGTAACTCCGGAAGAGGGGTGGAAGCGTGCGCTTCACGATGCCGAGGCGAATGCAATAAGAAGCTCTCTCGGCGTGAGCATTACCTCCCAAACCTTTGGCGTAACATCCGAGTCTGTCAACTCCAGGAATCAAAGCGACTACCTCAGCACTTTCTCCGAACTCAATACTTCCACAACCTGCGGTAAGGTAACCTCCGAAGAAATTCTCGATAAAAAACTCAGCAGCGAGAACCAGATTCCTGTTTATCAAATCACCATCCGCGCCCTCGTGGTCAAGGACAGAGGAGTACCTGACCCGAACTTCAGGGCGGAAATCCATTTGGATAAAGACACATACTATGACCGTGGTGCCATTGATCGCAATGACGCGGTGAAATTTTCTGTGTCGGTCAATCAGGACTGTTATCTGTACCTCTTTGACATCATGGCAAACGACTCGGTAATGATTTTGTTGCCGAACGATTATCTCAAAGACAATTTCTATCCCGCTGCTGAAGGCCCGGGCGCGTTCGATAAGAAGATTGCGCGTCTCCCCATCAACCTCACAGTGGGCTTGCCGCCTGGAAAAGAAACGACGACAGAGATGTTTTATCTGGTCGCTTTGAAGAAGAAGGTGGATTTCTATTCACAGACAATGACCCACGAATCCGTGGGAATAATACCGACATACCAGAGCGCAATTCTTGATTTTCAGAAGTGGCTCGTGTTAATTCCACAGGACTTGAGGACAACTGCATCTGCAACCTTCATTATAAAGAGGTTAAGATGA
- a CDS encoding caspase family protein, with protein MKQILFLCVMFLTGAAFGQTATGRTQAGSLKPVIQTTNPGEAANVKNQINAYSPFLTADITFKDSSGDNVLGADESAEVIVLLKDIGGKPAQECKVELVASAENSSIDVLNPPVIPRLGSNEETSTRVLLKGSHHISTGNVEFTLKVLEKNGFDLDPEKVLVVPTQAFQPPNVELADYSIQDLNRTGKIKKREQVSVTLRLQNKGGTTSYGTVASLTLGQNIMSLDSAAVEQDKIFHSAFKIGDLKPGDYRDVTTSLITNDRATEVRIEIAVDDRSGEFTTSKTLDLPFDAPLAKPQMTVLAARKTEEANIPDVANLKLDIGENLPVAARVKSDAFAVVIGNKDYSKAPSVDFAINDAALMKRYLTTTMGYQSDNIIYIEDASQSDMTRVFGNETNYKGQLYDYTAKGGEVFIYYSGHGAPETDSKEGYIVPVDCDPAHVALNGYALKTLYSNLDKIDTEKELKHVTVVLDACFSGSSVKGTLLANVSPIYVTVNKNAMASSNATIITSASGDQVSTWYPDKQQSLFTYFFLKGLQGGADYKHNNTVTAKQLYEFTADELNGVPRWSRRLSSKDQTPTFYGSDWVIYEGAK; from the coding sequence ATGAAGCAAATTCTCTTTCTATGTGTAATGTTTTTGACCGGCGCTGCTTTTGGACAGACTGCCACCGGCAGAACCCAGGCAGGATCTCTGAAGCCCGTAATTCAGACTACAAATCCGGGTGAAGCGGCGAACGTGAAAAATCAAATAAACGCCTACAGTCCCTTCTTAACTGCCGATATCACATTCAAAGATTCATCAGGTGATAATGTTTTGGGTGCCGATGAAAGCGCAGAGGTCATTGTCTTGCTGAAAGACATTGGTGGAAAGCCAGCGCAGGAATGCAAGGTGGAGCTGGTGGCTTCGGCGGAGAACTCAAGCATCGACGTTCTTAATCCACCCGTTATTCCGCGCCTTGGGTCCAACGAGGAGACGTCGACGCGTGTGCTCTTGAAGGGTTCTCACCACATCTCCACAGGTAATGTTGAGTTTACGCTCAAGGTGCTTGAGAAGAACGGATTTGACCTCGACCCCGAAAAGGTGCTCGTTGTCCCGACCCAGGCATTTCAGCCGCCGAATGTGGAACTGGCCGACTATAGTATTCAGGATCTCAACAGAACCGGGAAGATCAAGAAACGTGAACAGGTGTCTGTGACTTTGAGGCTTCAGAACAAAGGTGGAACTACAAGTTACGGTACCGTCGCATCGCTTACTCTCGGGCAAAATATTATGTCGCTCGATTCCGCTGCCGTGGAACAGGATAAAATTTTCCATTCAGCTTTCAAGATAGGTGACTTGAAACCGGGGGACTATAGGGACGTGACCACGAGCTTGATTACGAACGACCGTGCGACCGAAGTGCGCATAGAGATTGCCGTTGATGACCGGAGCGGAGAATTTACCACGTCCAAGACGCTCGACCTTCCGTTCGATGCGCCACTGGCTAAACCTCAGATGACTGTACTTGCAGCCAGGAAGACCGAAGAAGCGAACATCCCCGACGTGGCCAACCTGAAACTTGATATCGGCGAGAATCTCCCTGTTGCAGCGCGGGTGAAGTCTGATGCTTTTGCTGTAGTTATAGGAAACAAAGATTACAGCAAAGCACCATCTGTGGACTTTGCAATAAACGATGCGGCATTAATGAAGCGATACCTGACCACAACCATGGGCTATCAGTCTGACAACATCATTTATATAGAGGATGCTTCGCAGTCTGACATGACCCGCGTATTTGGAAATGAGACAAATTACAAGGGCCAGCTGTACGACTATACCGCGAAAGGTGGCGAAGTCTTCATTTATTACAGCGGACATGGAGCTCCTGAGACCGACTCGAAGGAAGGTTACATCGTTCCGGTGGATTGCGATCCGGCACATGTTGCCCTTAATGGTTACGCGCTGAAAACTCTTTACTCCAATCTTGACAAGATCGACACAGAAAAGGAATTGAAACACGTGACAGTCGTTCTGGATGCGTGCTTCTCCGGGAGTTCAGTTAAAGGCACCCTTCTTGCCAACGTTAGCCCAATTTATGTCACTGTAAACAAGAATGCGATGGCCTCCAGCAATGCAACGATCATAACAAGTGCGAGCGGCGACCAGGTGAGCACCTGGTATCCAGATAAACAGCAGAGTCTGTTTACATATTTCTTCCTCAAGGGTCTCCAGGGCGGAGCTGACTACAAGCACAACAACACTGTGACCGCGAAACAGTTATACGAGTTCACTGCCGACGAGCTGAATGGAGTCCCGCGATGGTCAAGACGCCTTAGCAGCAAAGACCAAACACCAACATTTTATGGAAGCGACTGGGTGATTTATGAAGGAGCTAAGTGA
- a CDS encoding T9SS type A sorting domain-containing protein — MRRCRVYTAVLAACLTMMTAFTLQSYAGGNTPIKIHKGEKTVLSTVLKNMVPPNAAEKVVMNPKVGGSKSRVTSDLGKRVSADSVSWVQTNGPYGGLVNALAVNSYGYIFAGTYAGGVFKSTDNGNSWTQAGLTNTYIYSLAVNSTGYIFAGTEGEGLYRSEDNGNSWAQLTGGLSATSNVYSLAVNASGYIIAGVDTAVYISKDNGSSWTLIGHGPRAYALTFNASGYIFAGTSEEIAYTTNSGSSWTNLHGLSSGVSSLVVSTSGYIFAGTWGSGVYLSTNNGASWTPLTNGLSNNVVNSLAINSSGYVFAGTTGGVFLSTNNGSNWTLVNAGLANGYVASLSVNSSGYVFAGSWGEGVYLSTDDGTTWTQMNSGFTSSNIWSLSANSSGNIFAGADGGGIYESSDRGSSWALSGLIGKTVRSISFNSAGNIFAGTSGGVFISSNSGTSWTQSNTGLTDTTVYSSVINSSGHIFVGTDTEGVYRSTNNGAAWTHVNSGLGDSSITSLVIDSSGHIFAGTWGDGVYLSTDDGTSWSRSGLANSEVYSFAINSSGNIFAGTWGNGVYISTNGGGSWTAVSTGLANTHVQSLAINSSGYIFAGTWLGGVYESTDNGASWSLTGLSGDDIQSVALDSTGYLFAGSLGGGVYRSSNSTIVVPSKPSLAGPANASSYVSINPTLTWNVTTGATSYRLQASTDSTFATTIYDASGLTGTSRSLSGLAYSTKYYWHVDASNSAGTGAWSATWSFTTASASPPVPTLASPANGLTGVGTKPTFTWNASPGSTSYELQVSKVSAFSSTVFDRSNIASTSQSVSGLSRGTTYYWRVNASNPNGTSGWSTVDVFTTFTYQSSIQVSTQYTPPATIDSSHYRMIGLPGDIDVLLSNVVTGTQRKDWNAYWDNGDNQNYLEEYDGSGKFYFLPGTAFWILSRDSFSVSQNVTTVTLDTADCFSITVHSGWNLISDPFEKSVDWSSVQSLNGTSQPIWAFSSGSYSQSSTLDPYEGYYFFNDIGASQLRIPYVYSPTVTGVARLEKVEDQNLAMTLSENQISLSSITVGVRPMSGGGNIFAPPGNFERARICVVDSTVHAGWKELVTDYRDTIGTGQEFDFYVRNRTGKSLKLSSTTGISQYEVYLIDKDLNRSYNLKGSTGIAIPSYNKIKNYSILIGDKPFIDAKLAELQPKDFLLYQNYPNPFNPVTVIRFEVPRTERVSLAIYDVLGRMVKSIVDENISPGYYEVPFDGTGLSSGVYFYRLSAGPFTQVKKMVLLK, encoded by the coding sequence ATGAGAAGGTGTCGAGTATACACGGCAGTCCTTGCCGCATGCCTGACTATGATGACGGCTTTTACGTTACAGTCTTACGCCGGTGGTAACACTCCGATTAAGATTCACAAAGGCGAGAAAACCGTACTTTCCACGGTTCTCAAGAATATGGTCCCACCAAACGCTGCGGAGAAAGTTGTCATGAATCCCAAAGTGGGAGGATCGAAATCGCGGGTGACGAGCGATTTAGGCAAGCGGGTGTCGGCCGACTCGGTTTCCTGGGTGCAAACGAATGGTCCATACGGAGGATTGGTAAACGCGCTTGCCGTAAATTCCTACGGGTACATTTTCGCAGGAACCTATGCAGGAGGAGTCTTTAAATCGACAGACAACGGGAACAGCTGGACTCAAGCCGGCTTGACAAATACCTACATCTACTCGCTGGCAGTCAACTCCACTGGATACATTTTCGCAGGCACTGAGGGTGAGGGACTTTATCGATCGGAAGACAACGGCAACAGCTGGGCGCAGCTGACCGGCGGTTTGAGTGCTACCAGTAATGTCTATTCATTGGCAGTCAATGCATCGGGGTACATTATTGCCGGAGTCGATACCGCGGTCTACATCTCCAAAGACAACGGGAGCAGTTGGACCCTGATTGGACACGGACCCCGGGCTTATGCACTGACGTTTAACGCATCCGGATACATTTTTGCCGGAACGAGCGAGGAGATAGCGTATACGACGAACAGCGGCTCAAGCTGGACGAATCTTCATGGCTTGAGCAGCGGTGTTTCTTCGCTCGTTGTTAGTACCTCCGGCTATATTTTCGCCGGGACCTGGGGCAGCGGCGTTTATCTTTCTACGAACAACGGAGCAAGTTGGACTCCTTTAACCAATGGATTATCGAATAACGTTGTTAACTCGCTTGCGATAAATTCCTCGGGCTACGTTTTTGCCGGCACAACCGGAGGCGTGTTTCTTTCGACAAACAACGGATCCAATTGGACCCTGGTGAACGCCGGGTTGGCTAACGGCTATGTTGCATCGTTGTCGGTCAATTCTTCCGGATATGTTTTTGCCGGATCGTGGGGTGAAGGTGTCTATCTTTCAACTGACGACGGAACTACCTGGACACAGATGAACTCCGGGTTTACATCAAGCAATATCTGGTCGCTTTCGGCAAATTCGTCCGGTAATATTTTTGCAGGAGCCGATGGAGGAGGGATCTATGAATCTTCAGATAGAGGGAGCAGTTGGGCATTATCCGGTTTGATAGGGAAGACAGTTCGCTCTATATCATTCAATTCGGCAGGCAACATTTTTGCAGGGACAAGCGGCGGTGTATTCATCTCGTCAAACAGCGGTACAAGCTGGACTCAGTCAAACACCGGCCTGACTGATACCACTGTCTATTCGTCAGTAATCAATTCATCCGGCCATATCTTTGTCGGAACGGATACTGAAGGCGTATATCGTTCGACGAACAACGGCGCTGCCTGGACGCATGTGAACAGTGGTTTGGGAGATAGCTCCATCACATCACTGGTCATCGATTCCTCCGGCCATATTTTTGCAGGAACGTGGGGAGATGGTGTGTACCTTTCGACAGACGACGGTACGAGCTGGTCGCGGAGTGGCCTGGCGAATAGTGAAGTCTATTCGTTTGCCATTAATTCATCCGGGAATATTTTTGCCGGGACATGGGGAAATGGAGTTTACATCTCAACAAATGGAGGCGGAAGTTGGACTGCTGTGAGCACCGGCCTTGCAAATACTCATGTCCAGTCTTTGGCAATTAATTCCTCAGGCTACATCTTCGCCGGGACGTGGCTCGGTGGAGTTTACGAATCGACGGATAACGGCGCCAGCTGGAGCCTGACAGGTTTGAGCGGTGATGACATCCAGTCGGTGGCACTAGATTCGACCGGTTATCTATTTGCAGGAAGCCTGGGTGGAGGAGTATATCGTTCGAGCAACTCGACCATTGTTGTGCCGTCCAAGCCGTCGCTTGCAGGTCCGGCAAATGCTTCGTCATACGTCTCTATCAATCCTACGCTGACATGGAATGTCACGACCGGAGCAACGAGTTATAGACTACAGGCGTCAACCGATTCAACTTTTGCCACAACGATTTACGATGCAAGCGGATTGACTGGCACATCCAGGAGTCTGAGCGGCCTGGCGTATTCGACGAAGTATTACTGGCATGTAGATGCGAGTAACTCGGCAGGTACCGGTGCATGGTCGGCAACCTGGAGTTTCACCACGGCGAGTGCATCACCTCCTGTGCCGACGCTTGCCAGCCCTGCAAATGGATTGACAGGAGTGGGGACCAAACCCACATTTACATGGAACGCTTCTCCAGGTTCTACAAGTTACGAGCTGCAGGTATCGAAGGTGTCCGCGTTTTCTTCCACCGTTTTTGACAGGTCTAATATCGCTTCGACTTCACAGAGCGTGAGCGGACTATCCAGAGGGACAACATATTACTGGCGGGTAAATGCAAGCAACCCGAACGGCACGAGCGGCTGGTCGACCGTAGACGTCTTTACAACGTTCACATACCAGTCTTCGATTCAGGTCTCAACGCAGTACACTCCTCCTGCCACTATAGATTCTTCACATTACCGGATGATTGGCCTGCCTGGAGATATTGATGTTCTTCTATCGAATGTTGTTACGGGTACGCAGCGAAAGGATTGGAACGCATATTGGGACAATGGCGACAATCAAAACTATTTGGAGGAGTACGACGGCAGCGGGAAATTCTATTTTCTTCCAGGCACAGCCTTTTGGATACTTAGCAGGGATTCTTTTTCTGTATCACAAAACGTGACAACCGTGACTTTGGACACGGCCGACTGCTTTTCGATAACCGTTCACAGCGGTTGGAATCTTATTTCAGATCCGTTCGAAAAGAGCGTCGACTGGTCGTCGGTACAAAGCCTGAACGGCACGTCTCAGCCAATCTGGGCCTTTTCCAGTGGTTCTTATTCTCAATCGTCGACACTCGATCCATATGAAGGGTATTACTTCTTCAATGACATCGGAGCCTCTCAGCTTAGAATCCCTTACGTTTATTCTCCGACGGTTACCGGTGTAGCTCGCCTGGAAAAGGTCGAAGACCAGAATCTTGCCATGACGTTATCGGAAAATCAGATTAGTCTGTCTTCAATTACGGTAGGGGTGAGACCCATGTCGGGAGGAGGAAACATATTCGCCCCGCCTGGTAATTTCGAGCGGGCGAGAATCTGTGTCGTTGACTCCACTGTACATGCCGGGTGGAAGGAGCTCGTAACAGATTACAGGGACACGATCGGGACAGGTCAGGAGTTTGATTTCTATGTGAGAAACAGGACAGGTAAATCTCTGAAGTTATCTTCTACCACAGGGATCAGCCAATACGAGGTTTACCTGATCGATAAGGATCTCAACAGGTCGTACAACCTCAAAGGCTCGACGGGGATCGCGATCCCATCATATAACAAGATCAAGAACTACTCGATTCTCATCGGTGACAAACCGTTTATTGACGCCAAGCTTGCAGAACTCCAGCCCAAAGATTTCCTTCTCTACCAGAATTATCCTAACCCGTTCAACCCGGTTACAGTCATTCGATTTGAAGTTCCGAGGACAGAGCGGGTGTCATTGGCAATCTATGATGTGTTGGGGAGGATGGTAAAGAGTATAGTGGACGAAAACATCTCGCCGGGTTATTATGAAGTCCCGTTCGACGGGACAGGTCTGTCAAGTGGAGTATATTTCTACAGGCTCTCTGCCGGTCCGTTCACGCAAGTGAAGAAGATGGTATTGCTCAAATAG